One Streptomyces sp. R28 DNA window includes the following coding sequences:
- a CDS encoding RidA family protein — translation MSAVEATLAELGLTLPEVVPPLAAYQPAVQSGVYVYTAGQLPMVQGKLPVTGKVGAEVTPEEAKELARTCALNALAAVKSVVGDLDRIARVVKVVGFVASATDFTGQPGVINGASELLAEVLGDKGVHARSAVGVAVLPLDAPVEVEVQVELTEA, via the coding sequence ATGAGCGCGGTCGAGGCGACCCTCGCCGAGCTGGGCCTGACGCTCCCGGAGGTGGTGCCTCCGCTGGCCGCGTACCAGCCGGCCGTGCAGTCGGGCGTGTACGTCTACACCGCCGGCCAGCTCCCCATGGTGCAGGGCAAGCTTCCTGTCACCGGCAAGGTGGGCGCGGAGGTCACGCCGGAGGAGGCCAAGGAACTGGCGCGTACGTGCGCGCTGAACGCTCTGGCCGCCGTCAAGTCCGTCGTGGGCGACCTGGACCGCATCGCCCGCGTGGTGAAGGTGGTGGGCTTCGTGGCATCGGCCACGGACTTCACCGGCCAACCGGGCGTCATCAACGGCGCGAGCGAACTCCTGGCCGAGGTCCTCGGCGACAAGGGCGTCCACGCGCGCAGCGCCGTGGGCGTGGCCGTGCTTCCGCTGGACGCGCCGGTGGAGGTCGAGGTCCAGGTGGAGCTGACGGAGGCGTAG
- a CDS encoding DUF4177 domain-containing protein, whose protein sequence is MTKWEYATVPLLVHATKQILDTWGEDGWELVQVVPGPNNPEQLVAYLKRERQA, encoded by the coding sequence ATGACCAAGTGGGAATACGCAACCGTGCCGCTGCTCGTCCACGCCACGAAGCAGATTCTGGACACCTGGGGCGAGGACGGCTGGGAGCTCGTCCAGGTCGTGCCCGGGCCGAACAACCCCGAGCAGCTCGTGGCCTACCTGAAGCGGGAGAGGCAGGCATGA
- a CDS encoding Pr6Pr family membrane protein yields the protein MTAPIPRDIPDLPAIPGIPALLPSHVPATAVMAPVRRPWAAVYRPLIALAAGAAVTMELALGSPLRTLSHFAIQANILLALVFTLAARRAWTARRPLPSALTGATLLYAMVTGLVYHLLLANESSPFALPGVLTGEATDPTGWHTLTTQVLHTATPVAALLDWLLLTAPGQLHLRQAATWLLYPLTYLAFTLTRGELLVPGTPARFLYPFLDVGRHGYRSVLGNALLIGLAIYALAILLVALDHARPNPLRRRAHHRAKSGFRLQPPVG from the coding sequence ATGACCGCCCCGATACCCAGGGACATCCCGGACCTTCCCGCGATACCGGGCATCCCCGCGCTGCTGCCCTCCCACGTCCCCGCCACGGCGGTGATGGCCCCCGTACGCCGCCCCTGGGCCGCCGTGTACCGCCCGCTGATCGCCCTGGCCGCGGGCGCGGCGGTGACCATGGAACTGGCCCTCGGCAGCCCGCTGCGCACCCTGAGCCACTTCGCGATCCAGGCCAACATCCTGCTGGCCCTGGTCTTCACCCTCGCGGCCCGCCGCGCCTGGACCGCACGTCGCCCCCTCCCGTCGGCACTGACGGGCGCGACGCTGCTCTACGCCATGGTCACGGGCCTGGTCTACCACCTGCTGCTGGCGAACGAGTCGAGCCCCTTCGCGCTGCCCGGCGTGCTGACGGGCGAGGCCACCGACCCGACAGGCTGGCACACGCTCACCACCCAGGTCCTGCACACGGCGACGCCCGTCGCGGCCCTGCTGGACTGGCTGCTCCTGACGGCCCCCGGCCAACTGCACCTGCGCCAGGCGGCAACCTGGCTGCTCTACCCCCTCACCTACCTGGCGTTCACGCTCACCCGAGGCGAGCTCCTCGTCCCCGGCACGCCGGCCCGCTTCCTCTACCCGTTCCTCGACGTGGGCCGGCACGGCTACCGGAGCGTGCTGGGCAACGCCCTCCTCATCGGCCTCGCCATCTACGCCCTGGCCATCCTCCTCGTGGCCCTCGACCACGCCCGCCCCAACCCCCTCCGCCGCCGTGCGCATCACCGCGCGAAAAGCGGATTTCGTCTCCAGCCACCAGTGGGCTAA
- the wblA gene encoding transcriptional regulator WblA, which translates to MGWVVDWSAQAACRTTDPDELFVQGAAQNRAKAVCTGCPVRTECLADALDNRVEFGVWGGMTERERRALLRRRPTVTSWRRLLETARTEYERGAGILPLDDDEVYENYAAVS; encoded by the coding sequence ATGGGCTGGGTAGTCGACTGGAGTGCGCAGGCGGCCTGCCGCACTACCGATCCGGATGAACTGTTTGTTCAGGGAGCAGCGCAGAACAGGGCCAAGGCAGTGTGCACCGGATGTCCGGTGCGTACGGAGTGCCTGGCTGACGCGCTCGACAATCGCGTCGAGTTCGGCGTGTGGGGAGGCATGACGGAGCGGGAGCGCCGCGCACTGCTGCGCAGGCGGCCGACCGTCACCTCGTGGCGCCGGCTGCTGGAGACGGCACGTACGGAGTACGAGCGCGGGGCCGGCATCCTGCCGCTCGACGACGACGAGGTGTACGAGAACTACGCGGCGGTGAGCTGA
- a CDS encoding ArsA family ATPase — protein sequence MSRPEAAQAHDAARQHPPHLAPARVLDLDRLLDDPGTRIVVCCGSGGVGKTTTAAALGLRAAERGRKVVVLTIDPARRLAQSMGIDSLDNTPRRVKGVEDHSGASRGDSVEGGGGRRAGGELHAMMLDMKRTFDEIVEAHADPERAAAILGNPFYQSLSAGFAGTQEYMAMEKLGQLRAKDEWDLIVVDTPPSRSALDFLDAPKRLGSFLDGKLIRVLLAPAKVGGRAGMKFLNVGMSMMTGALGKLLGGQLLKDVQTFVAAMDSMFGGFRTRADATYKLLQAPGTAFLVVAAPERDALREAAYFVERLAAEDMPLAGLVLNRVHGSGADRLSAERALAAAENLEEPRIVDQEGGKAGLRNSPDTYDSSESAASEAPAPDEGSPAVTDPERPAATDEPQPDTPHLERSVDQLTASLLRLHAERMQLLSREQRTRDRFTALHPEVAVAEVAALPGDVHDLAGLRDIGNRLAANRPELPDPAVGA from the coding sequence ATGAGCCGTCCGGAAGCCGCCCAGGCGCACGACGCCGCGCGCCAGCATCCCCCTCACCTCGCCCCCGCGCGCGTGCTCGACCTCGACCGGCTGCTCGACGACCCGGGCACCCGCATCGTGGTGTGCTGCGGCTCGGGCGGCGTCGGCAAGACCACGACGGCGGCGGCACTGGGGCTGCGGGCCGCCGAGCGAGGTCGGAAAGTGGTCGTGCTGACCATCGACCCGGCCCGCCGGCTCGCCCAGTCCATGGGCATCGACTCGCTGGACAACACCCCGCGCCGGGTGAAGGGCGTCGAGGATCACTCAGGGGCATCGCGCGGCGATTCGGTTGAGGGTGGTGGTGGGCGACGGGCGGGCGGCGAGCTGCACGCGATGATGCTCGACATGAAGCGCACCTTCGACGAGATCGTCGAGGCGCACGCGGACCCCGAGCGGGCGGCCGCGATCCTGGGCAACCCCTTCTACCAGTCGCTCTCGGCGGGCTTCGCGGGCACGCAGGAGTACATGGCGATGGAGAAGCTGGGCCAGCTGCGGGCGAAGGACGAGTGGGACCTCATCGTCGTCGACACGCCGCCGTCCCGCTCGGCGCTGGACTTCCTGGACGCGCCCAAGCGGCTCGGCTCGTTCCTGGACGGCAAGCTGATCCGCGTCCTGCTGGCCCCGGCGAAGGTCGGCGGGCGCGCGGGGATGAAGTTCCTGAACGTCGGCATGTCGATGATGACGGGCGCGCTCGGCAAGCTGCTCGGCGGGCAGTTGCTGAAGGACGTACAGACCTTCGTGGCGGCCATGGACTCGATGTTCGGGGGTTTCCGTACGCGCGCGGACGCGACGTACAAGCTGCTGCAGGCGCCCGGCACGGCGTTCCTGGTGGTGGCGGCGCCGGAGCGGGACGCGCTGCGGGAGGCCGCGTACTTCGTGGAGCGGCTGGCCGCCGAGGACATGCCGCTCGCGGGTCTGGTGCTGAACCGGGTCCACGGCAGCGGCGCCGACCGGCTGTCCGCCGAGCGGGCGCTCGCCGCCGCGGAAAATCTTGAAGAGCCCCGCATTGTGGATCAGGAGGGCGGGAAAGCTGGACTTCGTAACTCCCCCGACACGTACGACAGTTCAGAATCGGCCGCTTCCGAGGCACCGGCTCCTGACGAAGGCTCCCCCGCCGTCACGGACCCGGAGCGACCCGCAGCCACGGACGAGCCACAGCCCGACACCCCGCATCTGGAGCGGTCCGTCGACCAGCTCACGGCAAGCCTGTTGAGGCTGCACGCCGAGCGGATGCAGTTGCTCTCCCGCGAGCAGCGCACGCGTGACCGTTTCACCGCGCTCCACCCCGAGGTGGCGGTGGCCGAAGTGGCCGCGCTGCCCGGCGATGTACATGACCTCGCGGGCCTGCGGGACATCGGAAACCGGCTCGCGGCCAATCGGCCGGAGCTGCCTGATCCCGCGGTCGGCGCCTGA
- a CDS encoding GatB/YqeY domain-containing protein, giving the protein MTTLKSKLQEDLNAAIKGRDELRSSTLRLTLAAITKEEVAGKEKRELSDDEVQKVITREAKKRREAADAFAQGGRPEQAEREKAEGEVLAAYLPKQLSDDELDQIVAQAVEEAKAAGAEGPRAMGAVMKIVNPKVAGQAEGGRVAAAVKKLLAG; this is encoded by the coding sequence ATGACCACGCTCAAGTCGAAGCTGCAGGAAGACCTCAACGCCGCGATCAAGGGGCGCGACGAGCTCCGCTCCTCGACGCTCCGGCTGACGCTCGCCGCGATCACCAAGGAGGAGGTCGCGGGCAAGGAGAAGCGCGAGCTCTCCGACGACGAGGTGCAGAAGGTGATCACCCGCGAGGCGAAGAAGCGCCGTGAGGCGGCCGATGCCTTCGCGCAGGGTGGTCGTCCCGAGCAGGCCGAGCGGGAGAAGGCGGAGGGCGAGGTCCTCGCCGCGTACCTGCCGAAGCAGCTCAGCGACGACGAGCTGGACCAGATCGTCGCCCAGGCCGTCGAGGAGGCCAAGGCGGCCGGCGCCGAGGGCCCGCGGGCCATGGGCGCCGTCATGAAGATCGTGAACCCGAAGGTCGCGGGTCAGGCGGAGGGCGGTCGCGTGGCAGCGGCGGTCAAGAAGCTGCTGGCCGGCTGA
- a CDS encoding ArsA family ATPase produces MSRLQVVSGKGGTGKTTVAAALALALATEGKRTLLVEVEGRQGIAQLFETEALPYEERKIAVAPGGGEVYALAIDPELALLDYLQMFYKMGGAGRALKKLGAIDFATTIAPGLRDVLLTGKACEAVRRKEKSGRFVYDYVVMDAPPTGRITRFLNVNDEVAGLARIGPIHNQAQAVMRVLKSAETAVHLVTLLEEMPVQETADGIAELRGARLPVGRIIVNMVRPEVLDATDLELVRSVPRAAVAKSLSSAGLGGARRGGNAERLVDPLRAQADEYAERHTLEHEQRAVLEELGLPVHELPLLAEGMDLAGLYELAGELREQGLS; encoded by the coding sequence GTGAGCAGGCTCCAGGTCGTCAGCGGCAAGGGCGGGACCGGAAAGACCACGGTCGCCGCCGCGCTCGCGCTCGCCCTCGCCACCGAGGGGAAGCGGACGCTTCTCGTCGAGGTCGAGGGCAGGCAGGGCATCGCGCAGCTCTTCGAGACAGAGGCGCTGCCTTATGAGGAGCGGAAGATCGCCGTCGCTCCAGGGGGCGGGGAGGTGTATGCCCTCGCCATCGACCCCGAACTGGCCCTTCTGGACTACCTCCAGATGTTCTACAAGATGGGCGGCGCCGGCCGGGCGCTGAAGAAGCTCGGCGCCATCGACTTCGCCACCACCATCGCGCCGGGGCTGAGGGACGTCCTTCTGACCGGCAAGGCGTGTGAAGCCGTGCGCCGCAAGGAGAAGAGCGGGCGGTTCGTCTACGACTACGTCGTGATGGACGCGCCCCCCACCGGGCGCATCACCCGCTTCCTGAACGTCAACGACGAGGTGGCGGGGCTCGCCAGGATCGGGCCGATACACAATCAGGCGCAGGCCGTGATGCGGGTGCTGAAGTCGGCGGAGACGGCCGTGCACCTGGTGACGCTGCTGGAGGAGATGCCCGTCCAGGAGACCGCGGACGGGATCGCCGAGCTGCGGGGGGCGCGGCTGCCGGTGGGGCGGATCATCGTGAACATGGTGCGGCCCGAGGTGTTGGACGCGACCGACCTGGAACTCGTACGCAGTGTGCCGCGCGCCGCCGTGGCCAAGTCGCTGTCCTCGGCCGGACTCGGCGGGGCGCGGCGCGGCGGGAACGCCGAGCGGCTGGTGGACCCGCTGCGGGCGCAGGCCGACGAGTACGCCGAGCGGCACACGCTGGAGCACGAGCAGCGGGCGGTCCTGGAGGAGTTGGGGCTGCCGGTGCACGAACTGCCCCTGCTGGCCGAGGGCATGGATCTGGCGGGCCTGTACGAACTCGCGGGCGAGCTGCGGGAACAGGGCCTGTCATGA
- a CDS encoding metallophosphoesterase: MHARYGVPLGITAVGAAGLLYSAGFEARSFRLRRVTIPVLPAGMRPLRVLQVSDIHMVRGQRKKQRWLHSLAGLRPDFVINTGDNLSDPEGVPEVLDALGPLMEFPGAYVFGSNDYYGPTPRNPARYLVEKLQGRHGLNGNPPVVGAIHNPWEGLRDGFDAAGWLNLTNTRGTLKVEGVSVELTGLDDPHIKRDRYEQVAGGPSGTADFAMGVVHAPYLRALDAYTADDYPLILAGHTHGGQVCIPFYGALVTNCDLDTDRVKGLSTHTAEDRTAYLHVSAGCGTNRYTPFRFACPPEATLLTLVGRE; this comes from the coding sequence ATGCACGCGCGATACGGAGTACCCCTGGGCATCACGGCGGTTGGCGCCGCCGGTCTGCTGTATTCGGCGGGTTTCGAGGCCCGTTCCTTCCGCCTGCGACGGGTGACGATCCCCGTCCTGCCGGCCGGCATGCGTCCGCTGCGCGTGCTCCAGGTCTCCGACATCCACATGGTGCGCGGCCAGCGCAAGAAGCAGCGCTGGCTGCACTCGCTGGCCGGCCTGCGCCCCGACTTCGTGATCAACACCGGCGACAACCTCTCCGACCCGGAAGGCGTGCCGGAGGTCCTCGACGCGCTGGGCCCGTTGATGGAGTTCCCGGGCGCGTACGTCTTCGGCTCGAACGACTACTACGGCCCCACGCCGCGCAACCCCGCCCGCTACCTGGTCGAGAAGCTGCAGGGCCGCCACGGCCTGAACGGCAACCCGCCCGTCGTCGGCGCGATCCACAACCCGTGGGAGGGCCTGCGCGACGGCTTCGACGCCGCGGGCTGGCTCAACCTGACGAACACGCGGGGGACGCTGAAGGTCGAGGGCGTGTCGGTGGAACTCACCGGCCTGGACGACCCGCACATCAAGAGGGACCGCTACGAGCAGGTGGCCGGCGGCCCGTCCGGCACCGCCGACTTCGCGATGGGCGTGGTCCACGCGCCGTACCTGCGCGCCCTGGACGCCTACACGGCCGACGACTACCCCCTGATCCTCGCCGGCCACACCCACGGTGGCCAGGTCTGCATCCCCTTCTACGGCGCCCTGGTCACCAACTGCGACCTGGACACGGACCGCGTGAAGGGCCTGTCCACGCACACCGCGGAGGACCGTACGGCGTACCTGCACGTGTCGGCGGGCTGCGGCACGAACCGCTACACCCCGTTCCGCTTCGCCTGCCCGCCGGAGGCGACGTTGCTGACGTTGGTGGGACGGGAGTAG
- a CDS encoding MBL fold metallo-hydrolase, with the protein MTDAAALPGQPRGGVLSGPATPRAVNVLAPNPSAMTLDGTNTWLLAEPDSDLAVVVDPGPLDEGHLRNVIDTAEKSGKRVALTLLTHGHPDHAEGAVRFAELTGTRVRALDPALRLGDEGLAAGDVVDVGGLELRVVPTPGHTADSLSFHLPADRAVLTGDTILGRGTTVVAHPDGRLGDYLDTLRRLRSLTVDDGVHIVLPGHGPVLEDAQGAVEFYLAHRAHRLAQVETAVEDGYGTPAEVVAHVYADVDRSLWPAAELSVRAQLDYLEEHGLI; encoded by the coding sequence ATGACGGACGCAGCAGCCCTCCCCGGCCAGCCGCGAGGCGGGGTCCTCTCCGGCCCCGCCACCCCCCGCGCCGTCAACGTCCTCGCGCCCAACCCCTCCGCGATGACCCTGGACGGCACCAACACCTGGCTCCTGGCCGAGCCGGATTCCGACCTCGCCGTCGTCGTCGACCCGGGCCCGCTGGACGAGGGACACCTGCGCAACGTCATCGACACGGCCGAGAAGTCCGGCAAGCGCGTCGCCCTGACCCTGCTCACGCACGGCCACCCGGACCACGCCGAGGGCGCCGTCCGCTTCGCCGAGCTGACCGGCACGCGCGTGCGTGCCCTCGACCCGGCGCTCCGGCTCGGCGACGAGGGACTGGCGGCCGGGGACGTGGTCGACGTCGGCGGGCTGGAGCTGCGCGTCGTTCCGACGCCGGGCCACACCGCCGACTCCCTCTCCTTCCACCTCCCGGCCGACCGCGCCGTCCTGACCGGCGACACGATCCTGGGCCGCGGTACGACGGTCGTGGCGCACCCCGACGGCCGTCTGGGCGACTACCTGGACACGCTGCGGCGGCTCAGGTCCCTCACGGTCGACGACGGCGTGCACATCGTCCTCCCCGGCCACGGGCCGGTCCTGGAGGACGCCCAGGGCGCCGTCGAGTTCTACCTCGCCCACCGTGCCCACCGCCTCGCCCAGGTCGAGACGGCCGTCGAGGACGGCTACGGCACGCCTGCCGAGGTCGTCGCCCACGTGTACGCGGACGTGGACCGCTCCTTGTGGCCGGCGGCGGAGTTGTCGGTGCGGGCGCAGCTGGACTACCTGGAGGAGCACGGCCTCATCTAG
- a CDS encoding nucleotidyltransferase, whose protein sequence is MAETAPCRGLDAQGYIAREGSLARVPHDFRPVVATARDRLVDVFEARMHSAYLYGSIPRGTARVGRSDLDLLVALHAEPTEADRTDARVLDAALDKEFAQIDGAGTLLDSRRRLLSDLETYDLGWFVACLCTPLLGEDLAEYLPRYRPDTLLARETNGDLGLLLPRWRERIDDADDSEDARRPLVRFMSRRLVRTGFTLVMPRWGGWTSDLREMAEAFAAYYPAQAEQMRVAAALGYEPTGDAGILRSYVEDLGPWLVDEYARVHGVKAPRPQEA, encoded by the coding sequence ATGGCCGAAACCGCTCCTTGCAGAGGGCTCGACGCTCAGGGGTACATCGCGCGCGAAGGCTCCCTCGCGCGCGTTCCCCACGACTTCCGGCCGGTCGTCGCCACCGCGCGCGACCGCCTGGTGGATGTGTTCGAGGCGCGGATGCACAGCGCCTATCTCTACGGCTCGATTCCGCGCGGCACCGCGCGCGTGGGGCGCAGCGACCTGGATCTGCTGGTCGCCCTGCACGCGGAGCCGACCGAGGCGGACCGGACGGACGCGCGCGTGCTCGACGCGGCGCTGGACAAGGAGTTCGCGCAGATCGACGGGGCCGGGACGCTGCTGGACAGTCGCAGGCGGCTGCTGAGCGACCTGGAGACGTACGACCTCGGGTGGTTCGTCGCCTGCCTCTGTACGCCCCTGCTCGGGGAGGATCTCGCCGAGTACCTGCCGCGCTACCGCCCCGACACGCTGCTCGCGCGCGAGACCAACGGCGATCTCGGCCTTCTGCTGCCTCGGTGGCGCGAGCGGATCGACGACGCCGACGACAGTGAGGACGCACGCAGGCCGTTGGTGCGGTTCATGTCGCGGCGTCTGGTGCGGACCGGGTTCACCCTTGTCATGCCCCGCTGGGGCGGGTGGACCAGCGATCTGCGGGAGATGGCGGAGGCGTTCGCGGCGTACTACCCGGCACAGGCCGAGCAGATGCGGGTGGCGGCCGCTCTCGGGTACGAGCCGACGGGCGACGCGGGCATCCTCCGGTCGTACGTCGAGGACCTCGGGCCGTGGCTCGTGGACGAGTACGCGCGCGTGCACGGGGTCAAAGCGCCGCGGCCTCAGGAGGCGTAG
- a CDS encoding transglycosylase domain-containing protein, producing the protein MPKKRSGGGLSATQQAAKFLGVSVLAGAVLAGIALPAVGALGLAAKGSVESFDELPANLKTPPLSQRTTILDAKGGTIATVYSRDRTVVDLKDIAPNMQKAIVAIEDARFYQHGAVDLKGVLRALNRNAQSGGVSEGASTLTQQYVKNVFVEEAGDDATKVAQATQQTLGRKIKELKYAIQVEEELGKKKILENYLNITFFGQQAYGVEAAAQRYFSKSAKDLKLQEAALLAGIVQSPSRYDPVNDEAEATKRRNTVLQRMADLGDVSQAEADKAKETPLGLKVSKPKNGCITATKGASFFCKYVEKVFVSDPVFGKNREARAKIWNQGGLTITTTLDPQAQDSVQASLKDHVNQTDKVAAAATLVEPGTGKILGMGQSKPYGYGKNETELNYSVDSAYGGSNFGFPTGSTFKPFVAAAALEEGRPPTQQYSSPYEMPYPSPVQTCESAPWTNRNNEKLENESESEHGPYRLKKAMELSVNTYFVQMIADIGLCPVVNITDKLQVRQGNGDKLPERPAIALGSVGLSPLTMASAYAAFASRGMYCTPIAIESISQKVGGKQKSLEVPKSTCSRAMSEQTADTINNLLQGVVDSGTGKEAGLTDRDSAGKTGTTDERRNAWFVGYTPNLSGAVWVGSATQKVKMRNIYIGGEFHDLVYGGRVPGPIWRDAMIGALDGKPVEQFNFVRIPDDEDRDRGDGDGNGNGNQNGGNDGDNGDDNLIGGLVGGGNTGGTDGGTFPTPTFSIPEGWWQGQTNGNGNGNGGRD; encoded by the coding sequence ATGCCAAAGAAGCGCTCAGGCGGTGGTCTGTCGGCCACTCAGCAGGCCGCCAAGTTCCTCGGTGTCAGTGTGCTAGCGGGAGCCGTGCTGGCCGGCATCGCGCTGCCCGCCGTCGGCGCGCTGGGACTTGCCGCCAAGGGATCGGTCGAGAGTTTCGACGAGCTCCCGGCCAACCTCAAGACCCCGCCGCTGAGCCAGCGCACCACGATCCTGGATGCCAAGGGCGGCACGATCGCCACGGTCTACTCCCGTGACCGCACGGTGGTCGACCTCAAGGACATCGCGCCGAACATGCAGAAGGCGATCGTCGCGATCGAGGACGCCCGCTTCTACCAGCACGGCGCGGTCGACCTGAAGGGCGTCCTGCGTGCCCTCAACCGCAACGCCCAGAGCGGCGGTGTCAGCGAGGGAGCGTCCACGCTCACGCAGCAGTACGTGAAGAACGTCTTCGTCGAGGAGGCCGGCGACGACGCGACGAAGGTCGCGCAGGCCACCCAGCAGACCCTCGGCCGCAAGATCAAGGAGCTGAAGTACGCGATCCAGGTCGAGGAGGAGCTCGGCAAGAAGAAGATCCTCGAGAACTACCTGAACATCACGTTCTTCGGCCAGCAGGCGTACGGCGTCGAGGCCGCCGCCCAGCGCTACTTCTCCAAGTCCGCCAAGGACCTCAAGCTCCAGGAAGCCGCGCTGCTCGCCGGCATCGTCCAGTCGCCCAGCCGCTACGACCCGGTCAACGACGAGGCCGAGGCCACCAAGCGGCGCAACACCGTGCTGCAGCGCATGGCCGACCTCGGCGACGTCTCCCAGGCGGAGGCCGACAAGGCCAAGGAGACCCCGCTCGGCCTGAAGGTCAGCAAGCCCAAGAACGGCTGCATCACCGCGACCAAGGGCGCCAGCTTCTTCTGCAAGTACGTCGAGAAGGTCTTCGTCAGCGACCCGGTCTTCGGCAAGAACCGCGAGGCCCGCGCCAAGATCTGGAACCAGGGCGGCCTGACCATCACGACGACCCTCGACCCGCAGGCCCAGGACTCGGTCCAGGCCTCGCTCAAGGACCACGTCAACCAGACGGACAAGGTCGCGGCCGCGGCCACCCTGGTCGAGCCCGGCACCGGCAAGATCCTCGGCATGGGCCAGTCGAAGCCGTACGGCTACGGCAAGAACGAGACCGAGCTCAACTACTCGGTCGACTCGGCGTACGGCGGCTCCAACTTCGGCTTCCCGACCGGTTCGACGTTCAAGCCGTTCGTCGCGGCGGCCGCGCTGGAGGAGGGCCGGCCGCCGACGCAGCAGTACTCGTCGCCGTACGAGATGCCGTACCCGAGCCCGGTCCAGACGTGCGAGAGCGCGCCGTGGACCAACCGCAACAACGAGAAGCTGGAGAACGAGAGCGAGTCGGAGCACGGCCCGTACCGCCTGAAGAAGGCGATGGAGCTGTCCGTCAACACCTACTTCGTGCAGATGATCGCCGACATCGGCCTGTGCCCGGTGGTCAACATCACCGACAAGCTCCAGGTCCGTCAGGGCAACGGCGACAAGCTCCCCGAGCGCCCCGCCATCGCCCTCGGCTCCGTCGGCCTCTCGCCGCTGACGATGGCGAGCGCGTACGCCGCCTTCGCCTCCCGCGGCATGTACTGCACGCCGATCGCCATCGAGTCGATCTCGCAGAAGGTCGGCGGCAAGCAGAAGTCGCTGGAGGTGCCGAAGTCGACGTGCTCGCGGGCGATGTCCGAGCAGACCGCGGACACCATCAACAACCTGCTCCAAGGCGTGGTCGACTCCGGTACCGGCAAGGAGGCCGGTCTCACCGACCGCGACAGCGCCGGTAAGACGGGTACGACGGACGAGCGCCGCAACGCCTGGTTCGTCGGCTACACGCCGAACCTCTCGGGCGCCGTCTGGGTCGGCAGCGCCACCCAGAAGGTCAAGATGCGCAACATCTACATCGGCGGCGAGTTCCACGACCTGGTCTACGGCGGCCGGGTCCCCGGCCCGATCTGGCGCGACGCCATGATCGGCGCCCTCGATGGCAAGCCCGTCGAGCAGTTCAACTTCGTCCGCATCCCGGACGACGAGGACCGTGACCGGGGTGACGGAGACGGCAACGGGAACGGGAACCAGAACGGCGGCAACGACGGGGACAACGGCGACGACAACCTGATCGGCGGCCTGGTCGGCGGCGGAAACACCGGCGGCACGGACGGCGGCACGTTCCCGACACCGACCTTCTCGATCCCGGAGGGCTGGTGGCAGGGCCAGACGAACGGGAACGGGAACGGCAACGGAGGCCGCGACTGA